One genomic window of Punica granatum isolate Tunisia-2019 unplaced genomic scaffold, ASM765513v2 Contig00115, whole genome shotgun sequence includes the following:
- the LOC116190077 gene encoding uncharacterized protein LOC116190077 — protein MKEAIRMVLESIYDPEFPDTSHFRSGRGCHSALRRIKEEWGTSRWFLEFDIRKCFHTIDRHRLIPIFKEEIDDLKFFYSIQKVFSAGRLLGGQKGPYPVPHSVLLSALLGNIYLHKLDQEIGRIRQKYEIPIVQRIRSVLLRTGRIDDQKNSREEASFNAPQDNRAIIVGRVKSIQRKAALNSLISSWHTPPTSTPRLRGDQKRLFVFPPSSALAAFLNKPSSLLCAAFLIESAGFTPKAEFYGRERWNNNWAMRDLIKYCKRKGLLIELGGEAILVIRSDRRLARKLAPLKTQTLIRICYARYADDSLLGIVGAVELLIEIQKRITHFLQSGLNLEVGSAGSTTIAARSTVEFLGTVIREVPPRTTPNKFLRELEKRLRVKHRIHITACHLRSAIHSKFRNLELSIPIKELTKGMSETGSLLDGVQLVETLGTAGVRSPQVSVLWGTVKHIRQGSRGISLLHSSGRSKVPLDLQQAVSRSGMSVQKLSLYTPAGRKAAGEGGGHWAGAISSEFPIQIEAPIKKILRRLRDRGIISRRRPWPIHVACLTNVSDGDIVNWSAGIAISPLSYYRCCDNLYQVRTIVDHQIRWSAIFTLAHKHKSSTRNIILKYSKDSNIVNPEGGKTLAEFPNSIELSKLGPG, from the coding sequence ATGAAAGAGGCGATCAGAATGGTACTCGAATCCATTTACGATCCCGAGTTTCCAGACACATCGCACTTCCGCTCGGGTCGAGGCTGCCACTCGGCCCTAAGACGGATCAAAGAAGAGTGGGGAACCTCTCGCTGGTTTTTGGAATTCGACATCAGGAAGTGTTTTCACACCATCGACCGACATCGACTCATCCCAATCTTTAAGGAAGAGATTGACGATCTCAAGTTCTTTTACTCCATTCAGAAAGTCTTTTCTGCCGGACGACTCCTAGGAGGTCAGAAGGGCCCTTACCCCGTCCCACACAGTGTACTACTATCGGCCCTACTGGGCAACATCTACCTACACAAGCTCGATCAGGAGATAGGGAGGATCCGACAGAAGTACGAAATTCCGATTGTTCAGAGAATCAGATCGGTTCTATTAAGGACAGGTCGTATTGATGACCAAAAAAACTCTAGAGAAGAAGCAAGCTTCAACGCTCCCCAAGACAACAGAGCCATCATTGTGGGGAGGGTAAAGAGCATCCAACGCAAAGCGGCCTTGAATTCCCTTATTTCGTCGTGGCACACCCCCCCCACAAGCACCCCCCGGCTCAGGGGGGACCAGAAAAGGCTTTTCGTTTTCCCCCCTTCGTCGGCCCTTGCCGCCTTCCTTAACAAGCCCTCGAGCCTCCTTTGCGCCGCCTTCCTCATAGAATCCGCCGGGTTTACCCCGAAGGCCGAATTCTATGGTAGAGAACGCTGGAATAATAATTGGGCCATGAGAGACCTTATTAAGTATTGCAAAAGAAAGGGCCTGCTGATAGAGCTGGGCGGGGAGGCCATACTAGTTATCAGGTCAGATAGACGCCTGGCCCGTAAGCTGGCCCCCTTAAAAACCCAAACCTTAATAAGGATTTGTTACGCGCGATATGCCGACGACTCACTACTGGGAATCGTGGGTGCCGTAGAGCTTCTCATAGAAATACAAAAACGTATCACTCACTTCCTACAATCCGGTCTGAACCTTGAGGTAGGCTCTGCAGGATCAACAACAATAGCTGCACGGAGTACGGTAGAATTCCTCGGTACGGTCATTCGGGAAGTCCCTCCGAGGACGACTCCCAACAAATTCTTGCGAGAGCTGGAGAAGCGTCTACGGGTAAAGCACCGTATCCATATAACTGCTTGCCACCTACGCTCCGCCATCCATTCCAAGTTTAGGAACCTAGAGTTGAGTATCCCGATCAAAGAGCTGACGAAGGGGATGAGCGAAACAGGGAGTCTACTGGACGGGGTTCAACTAGTGGAGACTCTTGGAACAGCTGGAGTAAGAAGTCCCCAAGTGAGCGTATTATGGGGGACCGTCAAGCACATCCGGCAAGGATCAAGGGGCATCTCATTGTTGCATAGCTCAGGTCGGAGCAAGGTGCCATTGGACCTTCAACAGGCAGTCTCACGATCGGGCATGAGTGTCCAGAAGTTGTCATTGTATACTCCCGCGGGTCGGAAGGCGGCGGGGGAAGGAGGAGGACACTGGGCGGGAGCTATCAGCAGCGAATTCCCCATACAGATAGAGGCGCCTATCAAAAAGATACTCCGGAGGCTTCGGGATCGAGGTATCATTAGCCGAAGAAGACCCTGGCCAATTCACGTGGCCTGCTTGACGAATGTCAGCGACGGAGACATCGTAAATTGGTCCGCGGGCATCGCGATAAGTCCTCTGTCCTACTACAGGTGCTGCGACAACCTTTACCAAGTCCGAACGATTGTCGACCACCAGATCCGCTGGTCTGCAATATTCACCCTAGCCCACAAGCACAAATCCTCGACGCGGAATATAATCCTAAAGTACTCCAAAGACTCAAATATAGTAAATCCAGAAGGTGGTAAAACCCTTGCAGAGTTCCCCAACAGCATAGAGCTTTCCAAGCTCGGACCCGGTTAA
- the LOC116190081 gene encoding LOW QUALITY PROTEIN: uncharacterized protein LOC116190081 (The sequence of the model RefSeq protein was modified relative to this genomic sequence to represent the inferred CDS: inserted 3 bases in 2 codons; substituted 1 base at 1 genomic stop codon): MSSGTVHFPAILVTVTCNPRRCVRTPLNGRERKDFSEQPPRFQTQESTFPYEHSIGRLRVRRGSLLCLHTRLPFSESSAGPPTTSLRPEGFIAQKXPGRRLPKREAQRMSDAKPRTSLRSYWHTLPKKKEQTPLKTRVRYNKAISVHRPSHGAVRGRYRSYSSQPASXVSLPLQGMEVWMNRHQEFGFSFQKXHDKMYQDENESGNPGHTHPGASALLWGGVFLDIKVSRG, translated from the exons ATGTCGTCGGGTACTGTTCACTTCCCCGCCATTCTTGTAACCGTCACCTGTAATCCGCGCAGGTGTGTCCGCACCCCCCTGAATGGACGAGAAAGAAAGGATTTCTCGGAGCAACCCCCCAGGTTCCAGACCCAGGAGTCAACTTTCCCGTATGAGCATTCG ATAGGTCGTCTGAGGGTTCGCCGCGGTTCATTGCTGTGCTTACACACTAGGCTACCCTTCTCCGAAAGCTCCGCGGGACCACCTACCACTAGTCTTCGGCCGGAGGGGTTTATTGCACAAA CGCCGGGACGCAGGCTCCCGAAGAGGGAAGCCCAACGAATGTCAGATGCAAAGCCCCGCACCTCATTAAGATCATATTGGCATActctcccaaaaaaaaaagagcagaCCCCATTGAAGACGAGAGTAAGGTACAACAAGGCCATTTCTGTCCACCGCCCTTCTCACGGAGCCGTACGTGGACGTTACCGCTCATACAGCTCCCAGCCAGCAAG AGTTAGCCTTCCTCTCCAAGGAATGGAAGTGTGGATGAATCGACATCAAGAATTcggtttttcttttcagaAATAACATGATAAGA TGTATCAGGACGAGAATGAATCCGGGAATCCAGGACATACTCATCCTGGAGCTTCTGCTCTCCTCTGGGGAGGGGTTTTTTTAGATATAAAGGTGAGTCGAGGGTAG